CGTGAACGCGCCGCCTACTTGGGCGGAAGACTGGAAATTCTGCATCGTGACAAGGGCATGACCGTTCAAGTGATCATCCCAAAAACGAGTGCACCTGTGGGGGAAGAGTGATGATACGTGTCCTATTGGTCGACGATCACGACATCGTCCGCCTAGGTCTTTCCACATATCTGGAGACCGTCGACGATATCGAAGTGGTGGGGGAGGCATCAAACGGGCAAATGGCCGTCGATCTCGCCCGCCGACTTCAACCAGACGTCATTCTGATGGACTTGCTCATGCCCGTGAAATCGGGCGTCGAAGCAATTAGGGAGCTGTCTGCCAGCGGTTGTACAAGTCGCATTGTCGTCTTGACGAGCACGGTGGACGACAAGTCGGTGCTTGAAGCGGTGCGAGCTGGTGCACTGTCGTACATATTGAAGACGAGCCCGCCACATGAGCTCACGACAGTCATTCGTCAAGCGTCGCAAGGGCTGCCAACCTTGGATTCGAAGGCCCAGAAAACACTGATGGGTCAAGTCCAAGCTCAGAATGAGCGGGAGTTGTGGCAAGATCTGACGGATCGAGAGCTGGATGTACTTCGGGCCATCGGTACCGGGAAAAATAATCAGGAGATTGCCGACAGCCTGGGAATAGGCATAAAGACCGTAAAAACGCACGTGAGTAATGTTTTGTTAAAGCTGTGTGTGCAAGATCGGACGCAGGCAG
This is a stretch of genomic DNA from Alicyclobacillus dauci. It encodes these proteins:
- a CDS encoding response regulator, whose amino-acid sequence is MIRVLLVDDHDIVRLGLSTYLETVDDIEVVGEASNGQMAVDLARRLQPDVILMDLLMPVKSGVEAIRELSASGCTSRIVVLTSTVDDKSVLEAVRAGALSYILKTSPPHELTTVIRQASQGLPTLDSKAQKTLMGQVQAQNERELWQDLTDRELDVLRAIGTGKNNQEIADSLGIGIKTVKTHVSNVLLKLCVQDRTQAAIYAIRKELV